From a region of the Sesamum indicum cultivar Zhongzhi No. 13 linkage group LG3, S_indicum_v1.0, whole genome shotgun sequence genome:
- the LOC105157791 gene encoding protein BIG GRAIN 1-like B isoform X2, translated as MVERYSYKRETEISHYSHRSSSNNPSFSSTLLDAIYRSIDQGEEEVVIYREAMRKKQSFGSEAAGGGGANVRGVFKSEEEMANFQRACMIEKWMEKKVSEKVVVRRKSDLQTKKPRKEREHSSSSSSDSSSGGGGGGFFSSSEAESFPVQRPKPVRTGGLGFDKEKLGKNHRDLEFNRRDRRGLGDELEQKPKNEGGFSKTKSRALKIYGDLKKVKQPISPGSKLAGFLNSLFTGGNLKKPKIAGNGDIDSPSLKSTNASTCSSASSFSRSCLSKTPSSRGKSSAGTKRSVRFSPVSVIVDEDCQPCGQKSVHESNNNRKQASNYEVAKNKHMNSIRTVIKEELMVHVMEKNRRVEEVARDLLRNYQRKNHKVGYEHEPAFDVKNLDMDEEEEKEEIEDTASYASSDLFELDNLSAIGMERYGEELPVYETTHLHTNRAIANGLILY; from the exons ATGGTGGAGAGGTATAGTTATAAACGGGAGACTGAAATCTCGCACTATTCTCACCGGAGTTCGTCCAACAATCCGTCCTTCTCTTCCACCCTGCTGGATGCTATTTATCGCTCCATTGATCAGGGAGAGGAGGAAGTGGTGATTTACAGGGAAGCCATGAGGAAGAAGCAGAGTTTTGGTTCTGAGGctgctggtggtggtggtgctaACGTGCGCGGGGTGTTTAAGAGTGAGGAGGAAATGGCGAATTTCCAGCGGGCTTGCATGATCGAGAAGtggatggagaagaaggtgaGTGAGAAGGTTGTCGTACGGAGAAAATCTGATTTGCAGACGAAGAAGCCGCGAAAGGAACGAGAGCATTCCAGCTCGAGTTCCT CCGATTCAAGCagtggcggcggcggcggcggttTTTTCTCCTCCTCGGAAGCGGAATCGTTTCCGGTGCAGAGGCCGAAGCCGGTTCGGACTGGAGGTTTGGGGTTTGACAAGGAGAAACTCGGTAAAAACCATCGCGATTTGGAGTTCAACAGACGCGATAGACGTGGTCTCGGGGACGAATTGGAGCAGAAGCCGAAGAATGAAGGCGGATTTTCGAAGACGAAATCGCGCGCACTGAAAATCTACGGCGATTTGAAGAAGGTAAAGCAGCCAATTTCTCCCGGAAGCAAGCTCGCCGGCTTTTTGAACTCTCTCTTCACCGGAGGAAATCTGAAGAAACCTAAAATCGCTGGTAATGGAGATATTGATTCTCCGTCATTAAAATCCACCAACGCTTCCACCTGTTCGTCGGCTTCCTCATTCTCGAGATCCTGTCTCAGCAAAACGCCGTCTTCGAGAGGAAAATCCTCCGCCGGGACAAAGAGATCCGTCCGCTTTTCCCCGGTGAGCGTGATCGTGGACGAGGACTGCCAGCCATGTGGCCAAAAATCAGTACACGAGTCAAACAACAACAGAAAACAAGCTTCAAATTACGAGGTGGCCAAGAACAAGCACATGAACAGCATCCGAACAGTGATCAAGGAAGAGCTGATGGTCCATGTAATGGAGAAAAATCGGCGAGTAGAGGAGGTGGCGAGAGATTTACTAAGGAATTACCAGCGGAAAAATCATAAAGTTGGGTACGAACATGAACCAGCATTCGATGTGAAAAACCTAGATATGGATGAAGAAGAGGAGAAGGAAGAAATAGAAGATACGGCGAGTTACGCAAGTTCAGATTTGTTCGAGTTGGATAATCTTTCAGCCATCGGAATGGAGCGGTACGGAGAAGAATTGCCAGTTTACGAGACGACTCATCTCCACACAAATCGAGCTATTGCAAATGGCttgattttgtattaa
- the LOC105157791 gene encoding protein BIG GRAIN 1-like B isoform X1 yields MVERYSYKRETEISHYSHRSSSNNPSFSSTLLDAIYRSIDQGEEEVVIYREAMRKKQSFGSEAAGGGGANVRGVFKSEEEMANFQRACMIEKWMEKKVSEKVVVRRKSDLQTKKPRKEREHSSSSSSDSSSGGGGGGFFSSSEAESFPVQRPKPVRTGGLGFDKEKLGKNHRDLEFNRRDRRGLGDELEQKPKNEGGFSKTKSRALKIYGDLKKVKQPISPGSKLAGFLNSLFTGGNLKKPKIAGNGDIDSPSLKSTNASTCSSASSFSRSCLSKTPSSRGKSSAGTKRSVRFSPVSVIVDEDCQPCGQKSVHESNNNRKQASNYEVAKNKHMNSIRTVIKEELMVHVMEKNRRVEEVARDLLRNYQRKNHKVGYEHEPAFDVKNLDMDEEEEKEEIEDTASYASSDLFELDNLSAIGMERYGEELPVYETTHLHTNRAIANGLILY; encoded by the exons ATGGTGGAGAGGTATAGTTATAAACGGGAGACTGAAATCTCGCACTATTCTCACCGGAGTTCGTCCAACAATCCGTCCTTCTCTTCCACCCTGCTGGATGCTATTTATCGCTCCATTGATCAGGGAGAGGAGGAAGTGGTGATTTACAGGGAAGCCATGAGGAAGAAGCAGAGTTTTGGTTCTGAGGctgctggtggtggtggtgctaACGTGCGCGGGGTGTTTAAGAGTGAGGAGGAAATGGCGAATTTCCAGCGGGCTTGCATGATCGAGAAGtggatggagaagaaggtgaGTGAGAAGGTTGTCGTACGGAGAAAATCTGATTTGCAGACGAAGAAGCCGCGAAAGGAACGAGAGCATTCCAGCTCGAGTTCCTCCGATTCAAGCagtggcggcggcggcggcggttTT TTCTCCTCCTCGGAAGCGGAATCGTTTCCGGTGCAGAGGCCGAAGCCGGTTCGGACTGGAGGTTTGGGGTTTGACAAGGAGAAACTCGGTAAAAACCATCGCGATTTGGAGTTCAACAGACGCGATAGACGTGGTCTCGGGGACGAATTGGAGCAGAAGCCGAAGAATGAAGGCGGATTTTCGAAGACGAAATCGCGCGCACTGAAAATCTACGGCGATTTGAAGAAGGTAAAGCAGCCAATTTCTCCCGGAAGCAAGCTCGCCGGCTTTTTGAACTCTCTCTTCACCGGAGGAAATCTGAAGAAACCTAAAATCGCTGGTAATGGAGATATTGATTCTCCGTCATTAAAATCCACCAACGCTTCCACCTGTTCGTCGGCTTCCTCATTCTCGAGATCCTGTCTCAGCAAAACGCCGTCTTCGAGAGGAAAATCCTCCGCCGGGACAAAGAGATCCGTCCGCTTTTCCCCGGTGAGCGTGATCGTGGACGAGGACTGCCAGCCATGTGGCCAAAAATCAGTACACGAGTCAAACAACAACAGAAAACAAGCTTCAAATTACGAGGTGGCCAAGAACAAGCACATGAACAGCATCCGAACAGTGATCAAGGAAGAGCTGATGGTCCATGTAATGGAGAAAAATCGGCGAGTAGAGGAGGTGGCGAGAGATTTACTAAGGAATTACCAGCGGAAAAATCATAAAGTTGGGTACGAACATGAACCAGCATTCGATGTGAAAAACCTAGATATGGATGAAGAAGAGGAGAAGGAAGAAATAGAAGATACGGCGAGTTACGCAAGTTCAGATTTGTTCGAGTTGGATAATCTTTCAGCCATCGGAATGGAGCGGTACGGAGAAGAATTGCCAGTTTACGAGACGACTCATCTCCACACAAATCGAGCTATTGCAAATGGCttgattttgtattaa